A genomic stretch from Flavobacterium sp. KS-LB2 includes:
- a CDS encoding lipopolysaccharide biosynthesis protein yields the protein MQSSTVLVKNTAWAFVSQIAYILVGLTGNVILARILTPSEFGTVGIAMFFIGISNVLVDSGMGGALIRKEKPSNIDYSTIFVFNLFISIVLFLLCLIISGYVAEFYNTPILRYVLSALSLTIVINSLSLVQGVKLVKAMSFKKIGLYRLVAFFMASTVAITMAYMNFGLWSIVALQVLSALFLTIIYRIKEGGMGKIVFSMVSFKEMLSFGVFTTLSSLMITVFDNIYQLIIGRYFSVINAGYYYQSKRLQDVLDAPTKNVLYNVVYSYMSRLQSENAVFKLSHANIIKLLAIALSTITSLVIMYSDQIILILFGQKWIHSSFYLKLLSISSFFSIMEIVYGNLFRIFNKTHSLLYLEITKKIIQSLSIMIGIYFHSIDYLLYGLIFTSIVGYLITLIASQKIIKTDQNKNHMIFLKIIIICTVSTLITTLTLNSLSVENYYRIPFVILFLIINFFLLYIFKIENVISLMKNVKTFRNELP from the coding sequence ATGCAATCAAGTACAGTTTTAGTAAAGAATACAGCGTGGGCTTTTGTAAGTCAAATTGCCTATATATTAGTAGGTTTAACCGGTAATGTGATCCTTGCTAGAATATTGACACCAAGTGAATTCGGTACAGTGGGTATAGCAATGTTTTTTATTGGGATATCTAATGTATTAGTCGATAGCGGTATGGGAGGGGCATTAATACGAAAGGAAAAGCCTAGTAATATTGATTATTCTACCATTTTCGTTTTTAACTTATTTATTAGTATTGTTTTATTTTTATTGTGTTTAATAATTTCAGGCTATGTCGCAGAATTTTATAATACACCTATATTGAGGTATGTTTTAAGCGCATTAAGTTTAACGATTGTTATAAATTCTTTATCGCTAGTTCAAGGAGTTAAACTTGTAAAAGCAATGTCTTTTAAAAAGATAGGATTATATAGATTAGTAGCTTTCTTTATGGCTTCTACTGTTGCTATAACTATGGCATACATGAATTTTGGACTTTGGTCTATTGTAGCTCTTCAAGTTTTATCCGCTTTATTTTTAACTATAATTTATAGAATAAAAGAGGGTGGTATGGGGAAGATAGTGTTTAGTATGGTCTCTTTTAAAGAAATGTTATCCTTTGGTGTGTTTACGACGCTTTCCTCCTTAATGATTACGGTATTCGATAATATCTATCAATTAATAATTGGAAGATACTTTAGTGTAATTAATGCGGGTTATTATTATCAATCTAAAAGACTTCAAGATGTTCTTGATGCACCTACCAAAAATGTTCTATATAATGTTGTTTATTCCTACATGAGTAGATTGCAAAGTGAAAATGCTGTTTTTAAGCTAAGCCATGCCAACATTATCAAATTATTAGCTATTGCACTAAGTACGATCACAAGCTTAGTAATTATGTACTCTGATCAAATTATTTTGATTTTATTTGGTCAAAAATGGATTCATTCTTCCTTTTATCTAAAGCTTTTAAGTATTTCCTCTTTCTTTAGTATAATGGAAATAGTTTATGGGAATCTTTTTCGAATTTTTAACAAAACACATTCTTTACTATACCTAGAAATAACTAAAAAAATAATTCAATCATTGAGTATTATGATTGGTATCTATTTTCATAGTATAGACTATTTATTATACGGATTAATATTTACATCAATTGTTGGCTATCTAATCACTTTAATTGCCTCACAAAAGATTATTAAGACAGATCAAAATAAAAATCATATGATTTTCTTAAAGATTATTATAATTTGTACTGTATCAACATTAATTACAACTTTAACATTAAACAGTCTAAGTGTAGAAAATTATTATAGAATCCCATTTGTTATTCTGTTTTTAATTATCAATTTCTTTTTGTTATACATTTTTAAAATTGAGAATGTGATTAGTTTAATGAAGAATGTTAAAACATT
- a CDS encoding nucleotide sugar dehydrogenase, with translation MKKIAIIGLGYVGLPLARLFATKYSTVGFDINKNRISELNTGHDHTLEVEDEILQAVLVDKFSDKVGLYCTNDLEILKGCNVFIVTVPTPVDKNNRPDLTPLYKASETVAKVLKKGDIVIYESTVYPGVTEEECVPVLERVSGLQFNVDFFAGYSPERINPGDKAHTVEKILKVTAGSTPEIGIVVDELYKSVITAGTHLAPCIKVAEAAKVIENSQRDINIAFVNELAKIFNLMDIDTHAVLEAAGTKWNFLPFKPGLVGGHCIGVDPYYLAQRAQEFGYHPEIILAGRRLNDSMGEYVASQVVKLMIQKGITIKGASLLMLGITFKENCPDVRNTKIVDVVAALKDYGVIITIYDPWANPNEVLHEYQLKTTKELPTHTFDAVVLGVAHECFLELDYSLLQKQISLLYDVKGVLKNNVDGKL, from the coding sequence ATGAAAAAAATAGCGATTATTGGACTAGGTTATGTAGGACTTCCTTTAGCCAGATTATTTGCTACTAAATATAGTACCGTAGGATTTGATATAAATAAAAATAGAATATCTGAATTAAACACAGGTCATGACCATACTCTTGAAGTAGAAGATGAAATTTTACAAGCTGTTTTGGTAGATAAATTTTCAGACAAAGTAGGGCTTTACTGTACCAATGATTTAGAAATTTTAAAAGGATGTAACGTTTTTATAGTTACTGTGCCAACACCGGTTGATAAAAATAACCGACCTGATTTGACTCCATTATACAAAGCGAGCGAAACTGTGGCTAAGGTCCTTAAAAAGGGAGATATTGTTATTTATGAATCTACAGTATATCCAGGAGTTACAGAAGAAGAGTGTGTGCCTGTTTTGGAAAGAGTGTCTGGTTTACAATTTAACGTTGATTTTTTTGCGGGCTATTCGCCAGAAAGAATAAATCCAGGAGACAAAGCGCATACTGTTGAAAAAATCTTAAAAGTTACTGCGGGTTCTACTCCTGAAATAGGTATAGTAGTAGACGAATTGTACAAAAGTGTTATTACTGCTGGAACTCACTTAGCGCCATGTATTAAAGTTGCTGAAGCAGCTAAGGTTATCGAAAACTCACAACGTGATATTAATATTGCTTTTGTAAATGAGTTGGCTAAAATTTTCAATTTAATGGATATTGACACCCATGCCGTATTGGAAGCAGCAGGAACCAAATGGAATTTCTTACCATTTAAACCAGGTTTAGTTGGAGGTCATTGCATAGGCGTTGATCCGTATTATTTAGCACAACGCGCTCAGGAATTTGGCTATCATCCTGAAATTATTTTGGCTGGTCGTAGATTGAATGACAGTATGGGAGAATATGTTGCTTCTCAAGTGGTGAAGCTGATGATACAAAAAGGGATAACTATAAAAGGGGCTAGTTTATTGATGTTGGGGATTACTTTTAAAGAAAATTGTCCTGATGTACGTAATACTAAAATTGTTGATGTTGTTGCTGCTCTTAAAGATTATGGAGTTATAATTACGATATATGATCCATGGGCAAATCCAAATGAAGTTTTGCATGAATACCAATTAAAAACAACTAAAGAGTTACCAACCCATACATTTGACGCTGTAGTTTTAGGGGTAGCTCATGAATGTTTTTTAGAATTAGATTATAGTTTATTGCAAAAGCAAATTAGTTTATTATATGATGTGAAGGGAGTATTAAAGAATAATGTTGATGGGAAATTATAA
- a CDS encoding SDR family oxidoreductase, with translation MKILITGGAGFIGSNLTEHFLSKNHQVVCLDNFATGHRHNINPFLENPNYFLIEGDIRNLSDCHTAVHGVDFVLHQAALGSVPRSINDPITTNDVNVSGFLNMLTASRDAKVKRFVYAASSSTYGDSQGLPKVEEVIGKPLSPYAITKYVNELYAEIFSKTYGLETIGLRYFNVFGRRQDPNGAYAAVIPKFVMQFMNYESPVINGDGNYSRDFTYIDNVIQMNALAISTQNLEAVNTVYNTAYGDRTTLTQLVGLLKEYLSEFDAKISDVEVIHGPNRAGDIPHSLASIEKAKKLLGYKPQFSIQDGLKEAVAWYYNNLK, from the coding sequence ATGAAAATATTAATTACAGGAGGAGCAGGTTTTATTGGTTCAAATCTTACTGAGCATTTTTTATCAAAAAATCATCAAGTAGTTTGTCTGGATAATTTTGCAACGGGTCATCGCCATAATATTAATCCTTTTTTAGAAAACCCTAATTATTTTTTAATAGAAGGGGATATTAGAAATTTATCGGATTGTCATACTGCTGTTCATGGAGTAGATTTTGTGTTGCATCAAGCTGCATTGGGTTCTGTTCCACGATCTATAAATGATCCTATAACTACAAATGATGTTAATGTTTCTGGTTTTTTAAATATGCTTACCGCTTCGCGTGATGCAAAAGTTAAAAGGTTTGTTTATGCGGCTAGCTCTTCGACTTATGGAGACTCACAAGGGCTGCCTAAGGTTGAAGAAGTAATTGGAAAACCGCTTTCTCCTTATGCGATTACTAAATACGTAAATGAATTGTATGCTGAAATATTCAGTAAGACTTATGGTTTAGAAACTATTGGATTGCGTTATTTTAATGTTTTCGGACGCAGGCAAGATCCTAATGGAGCCTATGCTGCAGTGATTCCAAAGTTTGTTATGCAATTTATGAATTATGAGAGTCCTGTAATTAATGGAGATGGTAATTATTCAAGAGATTTTACTTATATCGATAATGTGATTCAAATGAATGCATTAGCGATTTCTACTCAAAATCTAGAGGCGGTAAATACGGTTTATAATACAGCTTATGGGGACAGAACAACTTTGACACAGTTAGTTGGGTTGTTGAAGGAATATTTGTCTGAATTTGATGCTAAAATAAGTGATGTTGAAGTTATACATGGTCCTAATAGGGCTGGAGATATTCCTCATTCTTTGGCTAGTATTGAAAAAGCTAAAAAGTTATTGGGGTATAAGCCTCAATTTTCAATTCAAGATGGCTTAAAGGAAGCAGTTGCTTGGTATTATAATAATTTAAAATAA
- a CDS encoding Wzz/FepE/Etk N-terminal domain-containing protein, producing MNEPTPNDEISLKELIGKVKEWYHYLLSQWKTLLLAGIIGAALGITYSFIKKPIYTATLSFALEDEKLGGGGLGGALGLASSLGFDLGGGGGSIFTGSNLTELFKSRSMVEQTLMTAVVYNGKNISLAEMYLEENNSRKKWANKPQLKNIQFLPETKRKYFTRVHDSIMGVMYQELSKTGLSVGQKDKKIAIITIDVNSTNELFAKYFTEALVKEVSDFYIDTKSKKARLNMAILQRQTDSIRGELNGAITGVAVANDNTFMLNPALNVRRAPSARRQVDVQANTAILTELVKQTELAKVTLRKETPLIQVIDRPILPLKKEKFGKAKGIVVGGILAGFLVMVYLIIKKVLKNL from the coding sequence ATGAATGAACCAACCCCAAACGATGAAATTTCGTTAAAGGAATTGATAGGAAAAGTAAAGGAATGGTATCACTACCTCCTTTCGCAATGGAAAACACTACTGTTGGCAGGAATTATAGGGGCAGCCCTAGGAATAACATATTCTTTTATTAAGAAGCCAATCTATACCGCAACCTTGTCCTTTGCATTGGAAGATGAGAAGTTAGGTGGTGGTGGTTTAGGCGGTGCCTTAGGATTGGCCAGTTCATTGGGTTTTGACTTAGGCGGCGGCGGCGGCAGTATTTTTACTGGTTCTAATTTGACCGAGCTGTTCAAGTCTAGATCTATGGTGGAGCAAACCTTAATGACAGCAGTTGTTTATAATGGAAAAAATATTTCGTTAGCCGAGATGTATCTTGAGGAAAACAATTCGAGAAAAAAATGGGCAAACAAACCTCAATTAAAAAATATACAATTCTTGCCGGAAACTAAACGCAAGTATTTCACTCGGGTACACGATAGTATTATGGGGGTAATGTACCAAGAATTATCCAAAACAGGATTGTCTGTAGGGCAAAAGGACAAGAAAATTGCCATTATTACTATAGATGTAAACTCCACCAACGAATTGTTTGCTAAATATTTTACTGAAGCCCTAGTCAAAGAAGTATCTGATTTTTATATTGATACTAAAAGCAAAAAGGCTCGCCTTAATATGGCAATCCTGCAAAGGCAAACCGATTCTATTCGTGGGGAGCTTAATGGAGCTATTACCGGAGTAGCGGTTGCTAACGATAACACTTTTATGCTGAATCCAGCCCTCAACGTACGTCGTGCTCCTTCTGCCCGTAGACAGGTTGATGTACAAGCGAATACTGCTATTTTAACGGAATTGGTCAAGCAAACGGAGTTAGCTAAAGTAACTCTACGTAAAGAAACACCATTAATTCAGGTAATTGATCGACCAATTTTACCTTTGAAGAAAGAGAAATTCGGGAAAGCTAAGGGAATTGTAGTTGGAGGGATTTTGGCTGGGTTTTTAGTAATGGTGTATTTAATTATAAAAAAGGTACTGAAAAATTTATGA
- a CDS encoding SLBB domain-containing protein, whose product MKKIIIVVLLFVALFQSGTVVAQDLLKSTDLSTLKVDYLSDSDISKIKAQLQANNVTIEQAEPMALAKGMSASEFAKLKERLAMPVSKSGTVKKEEDEGKVDTELEKDSGRKQERIVNTKVKDSINALIFGSELFDNPTLNFEPNLKLATPVNYVLGPGDELQVSVYGIQEFSASIPVSVEGKVTIQYVGQIPVAGMSIEAATQKIRAAFARVYSTVSSGQSQVSVSLSRIRTIKITLIGSKQPGNYSISSLATVYNALFLGGGPGKNGSYRNIELLRNNKVYRTIDIYHFLVNGDQSDNVGLKDNDVIRIPAYMQRVTVEGQVKRPGIFEMKKGESFSDLLSFASGFNEFAYTASVNVLQKTSKEFKVKDIKSTEFTTYMPLSGDVFTVTKILNRFENRIKIDGAVFRPDTYSFYEGMRISDLIAKADGLKEDAYSKRARIIRLKPDLTTEIVNVNLEKALEGDLGADVSLKKEDVVTVYSILDFVEEYKITIDGEIKKPGIYDYNEGLTLNDFLVQAGGLTGSASKRVEIARMIVSEQIDDANPNKAELFNIEISPDNNEQAKNFELHPFDVVNIRKMAVYEKPEMVTVSGAVHYAGKYALVNKKSRVYDVVQRAGGLTSLANVEGVKIKRPIAAKQIEDIENVNLNLGKKDSIQNKLEKKLKEELKFATIPLDWKAIAKNPNKASNVTLFPGDEIEVAAFNEGVKVAGNVLLTSEIPYEKGRSFGYYLSAVGGVDAKGWKKKAYVIYPNGKAATANSFLFIRSYPKVTPGSQIIVPEKPEVRKMSTGEWVGIGSVISSLALLILTAFK is encoded by the coding sequence ATGAAAAAAATAATTATTGTTGTTTTACTGTTTGTAGCTCTTTTTCAATCGGGTACAGTGGTGGCACAGGACTTGTTAAAAAGTACTGATTTGAGTACGCTGAAAGTAGATTATTTATCGGATAGTGATATTTCAAAAATAAAGGCACAACTACAAGCTAATAATGTTACTATAGAGCAAGCGGAACCTATGGCTTTGGCTAAGGGAATGTCTGCCTCTGAATTTGCCAAATTAAAGGAGCGACTTGCTATGCCCGTTAGTAAAAGCGGGACCGTTAAAAAGGAGGAAGACGAGGGCAAAGTAGACACCGAATTAGAGAAGGATTCTGGAAGAAAGCAGGAAAGAATAGTTAATACGAAAGTAAAAGATTCCATTAATGCACTTATTTTTGGTTCGGAATTGTTTGATAATCCTACTTTGAATTTTGAACCCAATTTGAAATTAGCCACGCCAGTCAATTATGTATTGGGGCCTGGTGATGAGTTGCAGGTTAGTGTTTATGGAATACAAGAATTTAGTGCCAGTATACCGGTAAGTGTTGAAGGAAAAGTCACGATACAGTATGTAGGTCAGATTCCAGTTGCGGGAATGTCTATTGAAGCTGCAACCCAAAAAATTAGAGCTGCTTTTGCGCGAGTGTACAGTACTGTTAGTTCAGGACAATCTCAAGTAAGTGTTAGTTTGAGTCGTATCCGAACTATAAAAATAACTTTGATAGGAAGTAAGCAACCCGGCAACTATTCAATTTCTTCTTTAGCAACGGTCTATAATGCTTTGTTTTTAGGCGGCGGACCAGGAAAGAATGGCAGTTATAGAAATATTGAATTATTAAGGAATAATAAAGTATATCGCACTATTGATATCTATCATTTTTTAGTGAATGGCGATCAGTCCGATAATGTTGGGTTAAAAGATAATGACGTTATTCGGATTCCAGCCTATATGCAAAGAGTTACTGTTGAAGGGCAGGTGAAACGCCCTGGGATATTTGAAATGAAAAAGGGAGAGTCATTTTCTGATTTGTTGTCTTTTGCTTCTGGATTTAATGAATTTGCCTACACAGCTTCGGTAAATGTCTTGCAAAAAACAAGTAAGGAATTCAAAGTTAAGGATATAAAATCAACAGAGTTTACTACGTATATGCCTTTGTCCGGTGATGTGTTTACTGTTACAAAAATTTTAAACCGATTTGAAAACCGTATCAAGATTGATGGTGCTGTTTTTAGACCAGATACGTACTCTTTTTATGAAGGGATGCGTATTTCGGATTTGATCGCTAAAGCAGATGGACTAAAAGAGGATGCTTATAGTAAAAGAGCTAGGATTATTCGATTGAAACCCGATTTAACAACGGAAATTGTCAATGTGAATTTAGAAAAGGCATTAGAAGGTGATCTTGGAGCAGATGTTTCTTTGAAAAAAGAAGATGTCGTTACCGTTTATTCTATTTTAGATTTTGTTGAAGAGTATAAAATAACCATTGATGGCGAAATCAAAAAACCTGGAATTTACGACTATAATGAAGGTTTGACTTTGAATGATTTTTTAGTACAAGCAGGAGGATTAACAGGTTCCGCTTCTAAAAGAGTGGAAATAGCTAGGATGATTGTATCTGAGCAAATTGATGATGCAAATCCCAATAAAGCAGAATTATTCAATATCGAGATTTCTCCGGACAATAACGAACAAGCGAAAAATTTTGAATTGCATCCTTTTGATGTGGTGAACATCCGTAAGATGGCAGTATATGAAAAACCAGAAATGGTAACTGTAAGTGGTGCCGTACATTATGCTGGAAAATATGCTTTGGTCAATAAGAAATCAAGGGTGTATGATGTTGTTCAAAGAGCTGGAGGATTGACTTCGTTGGCCAATGTAGAGGGCGTTAAAATCAAAAGACCAATCGCTGCCAAGCAAATTGAGGATATCGAAAATGTGAATCTGAATTTGGGAAAAAAAGACAGTATTCAAAACAAATTAGAGAAAAAATTAAAGGAAGAATTGAAATTTGCGACCATTCCATTGGATTGGAAAGCGATAGCTAAAAACCCGAATAAGGCCAGCAATGTTACTTTATTTCCTGGTGATGAGATTGAAGTCGCTGCCTTCAATGAAGGTGTTAAGGTGGCTGGTAATGTGCTGTTAACCTCAGAGATTCCTTATGAAAAAGGGCGTTCTTTTGGCTATTATTTAAGTGCTGTAGGAGGAGTGGATGCCAAAGGCTGGAAGAAAAAAGCGTATGTGATTTATCCGAATGGGAAAGCTGCAACCGCAAATTCGTTTCTTTTTATCAGGTCTTATCCTAAGGTAACCCCTGGCTCTCAAATTATAGTACCAGAAAAACCAGAAGTTAGAAAGATGAGTACTGGAGAATGGGTAGGTATAGGAAGTGTGATCTCTAGTTTGGCTTTATTGATTTTGACTGCTTTTAAATAG
- a CDS encoding GumC family protein, giving the protein MDNNNFDEDFENDFQLKEFLNKYSIYWQWFVLGIGVSLLLAFLYLRYTIPQYQASTTILVKDEKKGGMLSELSAFADMGLGGGMKSNVDNEIEILKSRKLVETTVKKLNLNIAFFIKGNVVDREIYQDAPIAIYFVDKTNQFYENKMDFKFTEITSTTFKLENETENELSKVLLSNKNEFRYEELIPTKYGNLIVSKAKYDNTIVVRDYKTIRILVSPLRDVVESFRNRLKVEPISKTSSVVAVSITDPVVKKAEAFLDNLIQIYNEAAAADKNFISENTSKFIADRLTLITQELDGVEQDVEKFKKSNNLTDIETEAKLFIEGSSEYDKKGVETEIQLNVVASMLDYMKKSSNSDLLPSNVISTNGDTSGLISSYNQLVLDRNRILKSATVENPSVVKMDQQIASLKSTVTASLQRLKSTLSIQKRNLNNEEGALNTKIGKIPVQERQFRVIARQQKVKEELYLYLLQKREETAISLSATEPNARVIDVAKAGEKAVSPKKNIVYLAGLLLGLLVPFGVIYTKDLLDTKIKSRLDLDGKTLIPFIGDVPTSDNPSEIMKSESRTSSAEALRIIRTNLEFMLSKVPEGLAKTIFLTSTFPKEGKTFVSANLAATFALSGKKVLLIGMDIRNPRLDEYLTLPDRGVTNYLSSKDLALEDLVVKYDGFEDFHVLPAGIIPPNPAELLMNKKVDTLFDTLKSQYDYIIVDTAPVSLVTDTMLIAKHADCFIYVARANFLEKRMLNIPNTLYREQKLPNMCLLLNDTDSTKGYGYGYGYGASVKKVAWYKKVVRF; this is encoded by the coding sequence ATGGACAATAATAACTTTGACGAAGATTTTGAAAATGATTTTCAACTTAAAGAATTTTTAAATAAATACTCTATATATTGGCAATGGTTTGTACTTGGTATAGGTGTCAGTTTATTATTAGCTTTTTTGTATTTGCGTTATACAATACCGCAATATCAGGCTTCAACAACTATATTGGTAAAAGATGAGAAAAAAGGAGGAATGCTTTCTGAATTATCCGCTTTTGCGGATATGGGGCTGGGTGGCGGTATGAAGAGTAATGTTGATAATGAAATTGAAATTTTAAAGTCTAGAAAACTAGTAGAAACCACCGTTAAAAAGCTTAATCTTAACATTGCTTTTTTTATTAAAGGAAATGTAGTAGATAGAGAAATTTATCAGGATGCTCCAATAGCGATTTATTTTGTTGATAAGACGAATCAATTTTATGAAAATAAAATGGATTTTAAATTTACAGAAATAACATCCACTACTTTTAAGTTGGAAAACGAAACAGAGAATGAATTATCTAAGGTTTTGTTAAGCAATAAAAACGAGTTTCGATATGAGGAGTTAATTCCAACCAAATATGGTAATTTGATTGTTAGTAAAGCTAAATACGATAATACCATTGTTGTTCGGGATTATAAAACAATTAGGATTTTAGTAAGTCCTCTTAGAGATGTTGTTGAGAGTTTTAGAAATAGACTAAAAGTGGAACCTATCAGTAAAACGAGTAGTGTTGTTGCTGTTTCAATCACAGATCCAGTTGTTAAAAAAGCGGAAGCTTTTTTGGATAACTTGATACAGATTTACAATGAAGCTGCTGCAGCAGACAAGAATTTTATTTCCGAAAACACTTCGAAGTTTATAGCTGATAGGTTGACATTGATCACCCAGGAATTGGACGGGGTAGAGCAAGATGTAGAAAAATTCAAAAAATCTAATAACCTGACTGATATAGAGACAGAAGCCAAACTTTTTATAGAAGGCTCAAGTGAATATGATAAAAAAGGAGTGGAAACTGAAATCCAGCTGAATGTAGTCGCCTCTATGCTGGACTATATGAAAAAAAGCTCTAATTCAGACTTGTTACCAAGTAATGTCATTTCCACAAATGGAGATACTTCCGGATTAATCAGTTCCTACAATCAATTGGTTTTGGATCGAAACCGTATTTTAAAATCGGCCACTGTTGAAAATCCATCCGTAGTTAAAATGGATCAGCAAATAGCGTCGCTAAAATCGACAGTTACGGCAAGTTTGCAAAGACTAAAATCTACCTTGAGCATTCAAAAAAGAAATTTAAATAATGAAGAGGGTGCTTTAAATACTAAGATAGGTAAGATACCCGTACAAGAACGTCAGTTTAGAGTGATTGCCAGACAGCAAAAGGTAAAAGAGGAATTGTATTTGTATTTATTACAAAAAAGAGAGGAGACTGCTATTTCATTGTCGGCTACAGAGCCTAATGCCAGAGTAATAGATGTTGCAAAGGCAGGTGAGAAAGCTGTTTCTCCGAAGAAAAACATTGTTTATCTAGCAGGTTTGTTGTTGGGACTACTTGTTCCATTTGGTGTAATTTACACTAAGGATTTATTGGATACCAAGATTAAAAGTCGCTTGGATCTAGATGGGAAAACCTTAATTCCTTTCATAGGTGACGTTCCTACCTCTGATAATCCATCAGAAATCATGAAGTCTGAGAGCAGAACAAGTTCGGCAGAAGCGTTGCGAATTATCAGGACTAATCTGGAGTTTATGCTGAGTAAGGTTCCCGAAGGATTGGCTAAAACTATTTTTCTAACCTCTACTTTTCCTAAAGAAGGAAAGACTTTTGTATCAGCTAACCTAGCGGCTACGTTTGCCTTGTCTGGTAAAAAGGTGTTGTTGATAGGAATGGATATTAGAAATCCTAGATTGGATGAATATCTGACTTTGCCTGATCGTGGGGTCACTAATTATTTGTCTTCAAAAGATTTGGCGCTAGAAGATTTAGTAGTTAAGTATGACGGATTTGAAGATTTCCATGTTTTACCGGCAGGGATTATTCCACCCAACCCAGCAGAGTTATTGATGAATAAGAAAGTGGATACTCTTTTTGATACTTTGAAAAGCCAGTATGACTATATCATTGTGGATACAGCCCCTGTAAGTTTGGTTACCGATACTATGTTGATCGCCAAGCATGCGGACTGTTTTATTTATGTTGCTCGTGCTAACTTTTTGGAAAAACGCATGTTGAACATTCCGAATACTTTATATAGAGAGCAGAAATTACCCAATATGTGTTTGTTGCTTAACGATACAGATTCTACAAAAGGGTATGGTTACGGTTACGGCTATGGTGCGAGCGTTAAAAAAGTAGCTTGGTACAAAAAAGTAGTACGGTTTTAG
- a CDS encoding polysaccharide biosynthesis/export family protein, which translates to MIIVSADDPEIALPFNLTTSFISNASRPDLMGQQSTQLYLVDSNGFIEFPILGKLKVSGMSRSEVLKLLRDKISVYIKNPIINLRIMNFKVSVQGEVTLPGTYNVSSERITLIEALTMAKDLTIYGKRNTILVIREVEGIKSYNRVDITKSDFINSPFYYLAQNDVVYVEPNKNKINGAAIGPNTGVIISISSLLITLITLLITTTK; encoded by the coding sequence ATGATTATAGTTTCAGCTGATGATCCTGAAATTGCTCTTCCATTCAATTTAACAACGAGTTTTATATCCAATGCATCTAGACCAGATTTAATGGGTCAACAATCTACACAGCTTTATTTAGTAGATTCTAATGGATTTATAGAGTTTCCAATATTGGGTAAATTAAAAGTTAGCGGAATGAGTCGTTCTGAAGTACTGAAGTTGCTTAGAGATAAGATATCCGTGTATATAAAAAATCCTATTATTAATCTTCGTATCATGAACTTTAAAGTTTCGGTGCAAGGAGAGGTTACTTTACCTGGAACTTATAATGTTTCTTCTGAAAGGATTACTTTGATTGAGGCTTTGACGATGGCAAAAGATTTGACAATTTATGGTAAAAGGAATACTATTTTAGTTATTAGAGAAGTAGAGGGCATAAAATCATACAATAGGGTTGATATCACTAAATCAGATTTTATTAATTCTCCTTTTTATTATTTAGCACAAAATGATGTGGTATATGTGGAGCCTAATAAAAACAAGATAAATGGAGCTGCTATAGGTCCTAATACGGGTGTGATTATCTCTATCTCATCCTTGTTGATTACTTTAATTACCTTACTAATTACTACAACAAAATAA